A single region of the Aptenodytes patagonicus chromosome 7, bAptPat1.pri.cur, whole genome shotgun sequence genome encodes:
- the ARHGAP11A gene encoding rho GTPase-activating protein 11A isoform X1 has protein sequence MAEQRRRLVRLAVLEELRASYGIKVKSGSFLVAAKQPGAAAAEGKIFGISFHALPQSLVPEYGYIPSFLVDSCEYLEEHIHTEGLFRKSGSIVRLKALKSKLDQGENCLSAALPCDVAGLLKQFFRELPEPILPPHLQEGLFKAQQLGNEKKTATVLLSCLMADRTIEALRYFFNFLRTVSLRSNENRMDSSNLAVIFAPNLLHSNENEKMSASTEKKIRLQAAVVQTLIDHAAEIGQVPEFILEKIPAMLGVDAFQSTPSLWGHEDSENESPSECKKRRHRSVGDIVSGALNKFKSNRTPSTTPQQGRSVLSSVTPVVLTPSTKRKLPTDCSQGMSSKKRRSFKHSFAFELLPSSIFNSSSTPASVQFEASPCVSLESSQTSLSPSTGGENHLSSTGNRRSKRHASKKLYRAESGKTGCFSPKISRKEMVRRSLRLKFGLGKSNREMNIVSGCAVGNRSENIGRRLASQQGLESRTECAKRDVLFSPCVNEKFLKKGSKNVSKSEENFLTPKCHDKVVHRMSWNSPTVTDSQAISRNEGILPGHPETGISSSESVLVFGKPPVVPDEFKSTTVSKQDNSLELFLCEDESTSTAETLLKVKQAFSASGSNCHNLIGDTKSSFSDVAGETLNETLCLTGLSLEKELLAQEVSENLANTKSGELLHQFNQSYAIDNQQSKNDEIKVMEKRNFKTSIEIELQVPKPDIKNVTELPVPQVLAREDKLTVQNSSSKDDLNKLDSFGRKEGIELKHSHTAENCMVKCCNLEEDATKLSVAGQLPTSQLPKSQNEVGNQYLQAENSDKTLTKTSTVSDRGKVSDHILWFNKLSLNDPSSASKTKPPLKFQRTPVRQSVRRMNSLLEANRRSVSSQLLKASDVGSPLVKSLSYDSALFSCTEKPSKNSVALPLKCESMYDQVSVSHKQLDLTSKSCYRPLNPSDKPDVSVRTAGIHEQKVTVHPSKTVLEDLTNHETVKSSLRVNTNINIPGAAPEKSTIRRSAPGKERVRYRGSPKNPISKVKLLPTAKPVDL, from the exons ATTCCGAG CTTTCTTGTTGATTCATGTGAATATTTGGAAGAACACATTCATACCGAGGGACTCTTCAGAAAGTCTGGATCTATTGTTCGTTTAAAAGCTTTAAAG AGTAAACTGGATCAAGGTGAAAACTGCCTCTCAGCTGCGCTGCCATGTGATGTTGCAGGGCTTCTTAAACAGTTCTTTAGAGAGCTGCCAGAACCCATCCTTCCACCTCACCTGCAGGAAGGCCTTTTCAAAGCTCAGCAGCTAGGAAACGAGAAGAAAACTGCAACTGTGTTGCTGTCGTGTTTGATGGCCGACAGAACAATTGAAGCTTTGAGATACTTTTTCAACTTTCTGAGAACTGTGTCCCTACG ATCCAATGAAAACAGAATGGATAGCAGTAACCTGGCAGTGATTTTTGCACCCAACCTCTTGCACtcgaatgaaaatgaaaagatgtcagccagtacagaaaaaaaaattcgcTTGCAAGCTGCTGTTGTGCAAACACTTATTGACCATGCAGCAGAAATAG GACAAGTACCAGAATTTATCTTGGAAAAGATTCCTGCAATGTTAGGTGTTGATGCCTTTCAATCTACTCCCTCACTGTGGGGCCACGAAGACAGTGAAAATGAATCTCCCAGTGAATGTAAGAAGAGGAGGCACCGAAGTGTTGGAG ATATTGTTAGTGGAGCATTGAATAAATTTAAATCTAACAGAACACCCTCCACTACACCTCAACAAGGCAGAAGCG TCCTTTCATCAGTGACTCCGGTGGTTCTTACTCCAAGCACCAAGCGTAAACTTCCAACTGATTGCTCTCAGGGCATGTCCAGCAAGAAAAGACGATCTTTTAAGCATAGTTTTGCTTTTGAGTTGTTACCAAGTAGCATTTTTAACAGCAGCTCAACACCAGCGTCAG TTCAGTTTGAAGCAAGCCCTTGTGTGTCTCTTGAGTCATCACAAACCTCACTGTCTCCTTCAACTGGTGGTGAAAATCATCTGTCTAGTACAGGGAACAGAAGAAGTAAAAGACACGCAAGCAAAAAATTATACAG GGCTGAATCAGGAAAGACAGGTTGTTTTTCTCCAAAGATTAGCCGAAAAGAAATGGTTCGTAGGTCATTACGCTTAAAGTTTGGTTTGGGGAAAAGCAATAGAGAAATG AATATTGTATCAGGATGTGCAGTGGGTAATAGATCTGAAAACATTGGAAGGCGTCTTGCAAGTCAACAAGGTTTGGAAAGCAGAACTGAATGTGCAAAAAGAGATGTACTCTTCAGCCCATGTGTCAATGAAAAATTCCTTAAGAAAG GTTCAAAGAATGTGAGCAAGTCAGAAGAAAACTTTCTAACTCCAAAATGCCACGATAAAGTAGTTCACCGAATGTCATGGAATAGTCCTACTGTTACAGATTCTCAGGCGATCAGCAGGAATGAGGGAATTCTACCAGGACACCCTGAAACGGGAATCAGTTCTTCAGAATCTGTTTTGGTATTTGGAAAGCCACCAGTTGTTCCAGATGAGTTCAAATCCACAACTGTAAGCAAACAAGACAACAGCTTAGAACTTTTTCTTTGTGAAGATGAAAGTACTTCAACAGCAGAAACATTACTGAAAGTTAAACAAGCCTTTTCTGCATCTGGAAGTAATTGTCATAATTTGATAGGTGATACAAAATCTTCCTTCTCAGATGTAGCAGGAGAAACATTAAATGAAACTCTGTGTCTCACAGGGCTCAGTCTGGAGAAAGAACTGTTAGCTCAAGAAGTTTCGGAAAATCTAGCAAATACAAAATCCGGAGAGCTGTTGCACCAATTTAATCAATCTTATGCTATTGATAATCAGCAATCAAAAAACGATGAAATTAAAGTTATGgagaaaagaaacttcaaaacTTCTATTGAGATTGAACTTCAGGTCCCGAAACCAGATATAAAAAATGTAACAGAACTTCCTGTGCCTCAAGTACTGGCCAGGGAAGACAAGTTGACTGTTCAGAACAGTTCATCAAAAGACGACTTAAACAAATTAGATTCCTTCGGAAGAAAAGAGGGAATAGAATTAAAGCACTCACACACAGCTGAAAACTGTATGGTAAAATGCTGTAATTTGGAAGAAGATGCCACTAAACTTTCTGTGGCAGGACAGCTTCCTACTTCGCAGTTGCCTAAATCACAAAATGAAGTAGGCAACCAATACTTGCAAGCTGAAAATTCTGATAAAACTTTAACTAAAACATCAACTGTTTCTGACCGTGGAAAGGTTTCTGACCACATACTATGGTTCAACAAGCTTTCATTAAATGATCCAAGTTCTGCAAGCAAAACTAAACCACCTCTTAAGTTTCAGCGTACTCCTGTTAGACAGTCTGTAAGAAGAATGAATTCCTTATTGGAGGCTAACAGACGATCTGTAAGCTCTCAGCTGCTTAAAGCAAGTGATGTTGGTTCACCACTTGTTAAATCTTTGAGCTATGATTCTGCGCTGTTCTCCTGCACAGAAAAGCCCTCGAAGAATTCTGTGGCTTTGCCACTCAAGTGTGAAAGTATGTATGACCAAGTTTCTGTATCTCATAAGCAGCTAGACTTAACATCCAAATCATGTTACAGGCCGTTAAATCCATCAGACAAGCCTGATGTTTCTGTCAGAACTGCTGGAATCCATGAACAGAAAGTGACTGTTCATCCATCAAAGACTGTTCTAGAAGATCTAACCAATCATGAAACAGTGAAATCCAGTTTAAGAGTtaacacaaatataaatattCCAGGTGCTGCCCCAGAAAAATCTACAATCAGAAGAAGTgctccaggaaaagaaagagttcGCTATAGAGGCTCTCCAAAGAATCCAATATCTAAAGTGAAACTGCTACCAACTGCAAAACCAGTAGACTTATAA
- the ARHGAP11A gene encoding rho GTPase-activating protein 11A isoform X2 — MAEQRRRLVRLAVLEELRASYGIKVKSGSFLVAAKQPGAAAAEGKIFGISFHALPQSLVPEYGYIPSFLVDSCEYLEEHIHTEGLFRKSGSIVRLKALKSKLDQGENCLSAALPCDVAGLLKQFFRELPEPILPPHLQEGLFKAQQLGNEKKTATVLLSCLMADRTIEALRYFFNFLRTVSLRSNENRMDSSNLAVIFAPNLLHSNENEKMSASTEKKIRLQAAVVQTLIDHAAEIGQVPEFILEKIPAMLGVDAFQSTPSLWGHEDSENESPSECKKRRHRSVGVLSSVTPVVLTPSTKRKLPTDCSQGMSSKKRRSFKHSFAFELLPSSIFNSSSTPASVQFEASPCVSLESSQTSLSPSTGGENHLSSTGNRRSKRHASKKLYRAESGKTGCFSPKISRKEMVRRSLRLKFGLGKSNREMNIVSGCAVGNRSENIGRRLASQQGLESRTECAKRDVLFSPCVNEKFLKKGSKNVSKSEENFLTPKCHDKVVHRMSWNSPTVTDSQAISRNEGILPGHPETGISSSESVLVFGKPPVVPDEFKSTTVSKQDNSLELFLCEDESTSTAETLLKVKQAFSASGSNCHNLIGDTKSSFSDVAGETLNETLCLTGLSLEKELLAQEVSENLANTKSGELLHQFNQSYAIDNQQSKNDEIKVMEKRNFKTSIEIELQVPKPDIKNVTELPVPQVLAREDKLTVQNSSSKDDLNKLDSFGRKEGIELKHSHTAENCMVKCCNLEEDATKLSVAGQLPTSQLPKSQNEVGNQYLQAENSDKTLTKTSTVSDRGKVSDHILWFNKLSLNDPSSASKTKPPLKFQRTPVRQSVRRMNSLLEANRRSVSSQLLKASDVGSPLVKSLSYDSALFSCTEKPSKNSVALPLKCESMYDQVSVSHKQLDLTSKSCYRPLNPSDKPDVSVRTAGIHEQKVTVHPSKTVLEDLTNHETVKSSLRVNTNINIPGAAPEKSTIRRSAPGKERVRYRGSPKNPISKVKLLPTAKPVDL; from the exons ATTCCGAG CTTTCTTGTTGATTCATGTGAATATTTGGAAGAACACATTCATACCGAGGGACTCTTCAGAAAGTCTGGATCTATTGTTCGTTTAAAAGCTTTAAAG AGTAAACTGGATCAAGGTGAAAACTGCCTCTCAGCTGCGCTGCCATGTGATGTTGCAGGGCTTCTTAAACAGTTCTTTAGAGAGCTGCCAGAACCCATCCTTCCACCTCACCTGCAGGAAGGCCTTTTCAAAGCTCAGCAGCTAGGAAACGAGAAGAAAACTGCAACTGTGTTGCTGTCGTGTTTGATGGCCGACAGAACAATTGAAGCTTTGAGATACTTTTTCAACTTTCTGAGAACTGTGTCCCTACG ATCCAATGAAAACAGAATGGATAGCAGTAACCTGGCAGTGATTTTTGCACCCAACCTCTTGCACtcgaatgaaaatgaaaagatgtcagccagtacagaaaaaaaaattcgcTTGCAAGCTGCTGTTGTGCAAACACTTATTGACCATGCAGCAGAAATAG GACAAGTACCAGAATTTATCTTGGAAAAGATTCCTGCAATGTTAGGTGTTGATGCCTTTCAATCTACTCCCTCACTGTGGGGCCACGAAGACAGTGAAAATGAATCTCCCAGTGAATGTAAGAAGAGGAGGCACCGAAGTGTTGGAG TCCTTTCATCAGTGACTCCGGTGGTTCTTACTCCAAGCACCAAGCGTAAACTTCCAACTGATTGCTCTCAGGGCATGTCCAGCAAGAAAAGACGATCTTTTAAGCATAGTTTTGCTTTTGAGTTGTTACCAAGTAGCATTTTTAACAGCAGCTCAACACCAGCGTCAG TTCAGTTTGAAGCAAGCCCTTGTGTGTCTCTTGAGTCATCACAAACCTCACTGTCTCCTTCAACTGGTGGTGAAAATCATCTGTCTAGTACAGGGAACAGAAGAAGTAAAAGACACGCAAGCAAAAAATTATACAG GGCTGAATCAGGAAAGACAGGTTGTTTTTCTCCAAAGATTAGCCGAAAAGAAATGGTTCGTAGGTCATTACGCTTAAAGTTTGGTTTGGGGAAAAGCAATAGAGAAATG AATATTGTATCAGGATGTGCAGTGGGTAATAGATCTGAAAACATTGGAAGGCGTCTTGCAAGTCAACAAGGTTTGGAAAGCAGAACTGAATGTGCAAAAAGAGATGTACTCTTCAGCCCATGTGTCAATGAAAAATTCCTTAAGAAAG GTTCAAAGAATGTGAGCAAGTCAGAAGAAAACTTTCTAACTCCAAAATGCCACGATAAAGTAGTTCACCGAATGTCATGGAATAGTCCTACTGTTACAGATTCTCAGGCGATCAGCAGGAATGAGGGAATTCTACCAGGACACCCTGAAACGGGAATCAGTTCTTCAGAATCTGTTTTGGTATTTGGAAAGCCACCAGTTGTTCCAGATGAGTTCAAATCCACAACTGTAAGCAAACAAGACAACAGCTTAGAACTTTTTCTTTGTGAAGATGAAAGTACTTCAACAGCAGAAACATTACTGAAAGTTAAACAAGCCTTTTCTGCATCTGGAAGTAATTGTCATAATTTGATAGGTGATACAAAATCTTCCTTCTCAGATGTAGCAGGAGAAACATTAAATGAAACTCTGTGTCTCACAGGGCTCAGTCTGGAGAAAGAACTGTTAGCTCAAGAAGTTTCGGAAAATCTAGCAAATACAAAATCCGGAGAGCTGTTGCACCAATTTAATCAATCTTATGCTATTGATAATCAGCAATCAAAAAACGATGAAATTAAAGTTATGgagaaaagaaacttcaaaacTTCTATTGAGATTGAACTTCAGGTCCCGAAACCAGATATAAAAAATGTAACAGAACTTCCTGTGCCTCAAGTACTGGCCAGGGAAGACAAGTTGACTGTTCAGAACAGTTCATCAAAAGACGACTTAAACAAATTAGATTCCTTCGGAAGAAAAGAGGGAATAGAATTAAAGCACTCACACACAGCTGAAAACTGTATGGTAAAATGCTGTAATTTGGAAGAAGATGCCACTAAACTTTCTGTGGCAGGACAGCTTCCTACTTCGCAGTTGCCTAAATCACAAAATGAAGTAGGCAACCAATACTTGCAAGCTGAAAATTCTGATAAAACTTTAACTAAAACATCAACTGTTTCTGACCGTGGAAAGGTTTCTGACCACATACTATGGTTCAACAAGCTTTCATTAAATGATCCAAGTTCTGCAAGCAAAACTAAACCACCTCTTAAGTTTCAGCGTACTCCTGTTAGACAGTCTGTAAGAAGAATGAATTCCTTATTGGAGGCTAACAGACGATCTGTAAGCTCTCAGCTGCTTAAAGCAAGTGATGTTGGTTCACCACTTGTTAAATCTTTGAGCTATGATTCTGCGCTGTTCTCCTGCACAGAAAAGCCCTCGAAGAATTCTGTGGCTTTGCCACTCAAGTGTGAAAGTATGTATGACCAAGTTTCTGTATCTCATAAGCAGCTAGACTTAACATCCAAATCATGTTACAGGCCGTTAAATCCATCAGACAAGCCTGATGTTTCTGTCAGAACTGCTGGAATCCATGAACAGAAAGTGACTGTTCATCCATCAAAGACTGTTCTAGAAGATCTAACCAATCATGAAACAGTGAAATCCAGTTTAAGAGTtaacacaaatataaatattCCAGGTGCTGCCCCAGAAAAATCTACAATCAGAAGAAGTgctccaggaaaagaaagagttcGCTATAGAGGCTCTCCAAAGAATCCAATATCTAAAGTGAAACTGCTACCAACTGCAAAACCAGTAGACTTATAA